The following are encoded together in the Salvia hispanica cultivar TCC Black 2014 chromosome 6, UniMelb_Shisp_WGS_1.0, whole genome shotgun sequence genome:
- the LOC125194095 gene encoding formin-like protein 18 isoform X1, which translates to MSLFRKLFYRKPPDGLLEICERVYVFDCCFTTDSLEKQDYKSYVGGIVNQLRENYPDSSILAFNFRQGETQTEIGSVLTGYDMTVMEYPRQYEGCPLLPMEVVHHFLKSSESWLSLGIQNLLLMHCERGGWPVLAFMLAALLIYRKHYSGEFKTLDMVHKQAPRELLYLMSPLNPIPSQLRYLQYVTRRNVATEWPPIDRALTLDCIIMRMIPNFDGKGGCRPIFCIYGQDPLSVSERAPKVLFSTPKRNKAVRHYKQGESEIIKVDLNCHIQGDVVLECISLDDDMEREKMMFRVMFNTAFIRSNILMLNKDDIDILWNAKEQFPKDFRSEVLFSEMDTTTSLVRVDSSCFEEKDGLPEEAFAKVREMFNSVDWLVPKGNSGVEVLKESLAGLDVQSLAKSHTSLSSENQSDLSPKFSQNTDTASIQADHQFSPTDMTAVISSKLTLIPSGDHSPPSLTSPHHQFSITKTLHLSPRQQYETKAQPSLTAEAKDVSPLCAPKETSYAKTSPTSAPSQSARDAGASFGPSLYSQQTSPFTHSKDKIGSVSAAHSLPLLPLETASGRPFRDENISFSAEDLPEAPKAEAPPTPPVSDLHAAPTGVKTAPVCGPAQPAPIPSSPPQLPPPPKESFSGGESTPLSGVGASPTTPSMGHSSGAVSVPCPPPPPQLLEEISGGGGPLCPIPPLHPVGPNTPPNVSPPQPPPPPAIPTTKSSSNIPSAPPPPHSTNNTASGGSLPGAPSPPPPLAPLPGTKGKALLSRTQVSKNNQSKKLKPLHWLKISKAVSGSLWAENQKSEASKAPEIDISELESLFSAAVPNKGQGGRKTGSLASISSKPEKVQLIEHRRAYNCEIMLSKVKIPLQDMLHLVSSVSIIAFSANLQSSVLALEDSALDVDQVDNLIKFCPTKDEMEVLKSYKGERDNLGKCEQFFLDLMHVPRIEHKLRVYSFKIQFRAQVSDLRKSLDVVNSASDQIRGSAKLKRIMQTILSLGNALNQGTARGSAVGFRLDSLLKLTETRALNNKMTLMHYLCKVLSDKLPELLDFWQDLSSLEHASKIQLKFLAEEMQAINKGLEKVMQELSMAESDGPVSEHFCQALKEFLCFSEGEVRTLASLYATVGKNVDSLILYFGEDPARCQFEQVISTLSNFVKMFKQSHEENCKQIETEKKKAEKEGAAEPTKMNASDTGHLLQSQVNSVN; encoded by the exons ATGTCGCTGTTTCGCAAGTTGTTCTACCGCAAGCCGCCTGATGGCCTTCTCGAGATCTGCGAGAGAGTTTATG TGTTTGATTGTTGTTTCACAACTGATTCTTTGGAGAAACAAGATTACAAAAGCTATGTGGGAGGCATTGTCAACCAACTCAGAGAAAACTATCCTGATTCTTCAATCTTAGCTTTTAATTTCCGACAAGGGGAGACGCAGACCGAGATAGGGAGTGTTTTGACAGGATATGATATGACCGTAATGGAGTATCCTCGCCAATACGAAGGTTGTCCGCTCCTCCCAATGGAGGTTGTTCACCACTTCTTAAAATCTAGCGAAAGCTGGCTGTCACTAGGGATCCAAAATTTGCTTCTCATGCACTGCGAACGTGGTGGTTGGCCTGTTTTAGCTTTCATGTTGGCTGCTTTGCTGATCTACAGAAAGCACTACAGTGGGGAATTTAAGACCTTGGACATGGTGCACAAACAAGCTCCTCGAGAGCTTTTATACTTGATGTCCCCCTTGAATCCAATTCCTTCTCAGTTAAGGTACTTGCAATATGTGACAAGGAGAAACGTCGCAACAGAATGGCCACCGATAGACCGGGCACTCACCTTGGATTGTATTATTATGAGAATGATTCCTAATTTTGACGGCAAGGGTGGTTGCCGAccaatattttgtatttatggACAAGATCCACTTTCTGTTTCTGAGCGTGCACCCAAGGTATTATTCTCGACTCCAAAGAGGAATAAAGCTGTTCGACACTACAAGCAG GGTGAATCTGAAATAATAAAGGTTGACCTCAATTGCCACATTCAAGGTGATGTTGTGCTGGAATGTATCAGCTTGGATGATGACATGGAGCGGGAAAAGATGATGTTTCGTGTCATGTTTAACACTGCTTTTATAAggtcaaatattttaatgctCAATAAGgatgatattgatattttatggaatgcAAAGGAACAATTTCCTAAGGACTTCAGGTCAGAg GTTCTTTTCTCTGAGATGGACACTACCACTTCCCTGGTTCGTGTGGACTCCTCCTGCTTTGAGGAGAAGGATGGCCTTCCAGAGGAGGCCTTTGCTAAAGTTCGTGAAATGTTTAATAGTGTGGATTGGTTAGTTCCGAAGGGAAATTCTGGAGTTGAAGTTCTAAAGGAGAGCCTTGCAGGATTAGATGTTCAATCTCTTGCTAAGAGCCACACAAGTCTAAGTTCTGAGAACCAGTCTGATTTATCACCaaaattttcccaaaacacTGATACGGCTAGTATTCAAGCTGACCACCAATTTTCACCGACTGATATGACGGCAGTCATATCCTCGAAGTTAACGCTAATCCCTTCTGGTGATCATTCTCCACCCTCATTGACTTCACCACATCATCAATTTTCTATAACAAAAACTCTTCATTTGTCACCCAGACAACAATATGAAACAAAGGCTCAACCGAGTCTTACAGCTGAGGCCAAAGATGTTTCTCCTTTATGTGCACCTAAAGAAACATCATATGCTAAAACCTCACCTACAAGTGCACCATCTCAGTCAGCAAGAGATGCAGGTGCCTCTTTTGGACCTTCTCTTTATAGTCAACAAACTTCACCTTTTACCCATTCAAAGGATAAAATCGGCTCTGTAAGTGCAGCTCATTCTCTCCCACTTCTGCCACTGGAGACCGCTAGTGGCCGCCCTTTTAGGGACGAAAATATAT CATTTTCAGCTGAAGATTTGCCAGAAGCCCCTAAAGCCGAAGCTCCTCCAACTCCTCCTGTGTCTGATCTGCATGCAGCTCCTACTGGGGTTAAAACAGCTCCTGTATGTGGTCCAGCACAACCTGCACCTATTCCTTCTTCACCACCACAACTACCACCACCTCCTAAGGAAAGTTTTAGCGGTGGGGAGTCCACTCCACTTTCTGGGGTTGGTGCATCTCCCACAACCCCGAGTATGGGGCATAGCTCAGGCGCAGTATCTGTGCCTTGTCCCCCGCCACCCCCTCAGCTCCTGGAAGAGATATCTGGTGGAGGAGGGCCTCTGTGTCCTATACCTCCTCTGCATCCCGTGGGACCTAATACTCCACCAAATGTATCTCCACCACAGCCTCCTCCACCCCCTGCCATCCCCACTACCAAGAGTTCTTCAAATATTCCTTCAGCACCTCCTCCACCTCATTCTACAAACAATACTGCTAGTGGAGGCAGTTTGCCTGGAGCTCCGTCTCCCCCTCCACCTTTGGCCCCTCTACCTGGGACAAAAGGGAAAGCCTTGTTGTCGCGTACACAGGTTTCAAAAAATAACCAATCGAAAAAATTGAAGCCATTGCACTGgctaaaaatatcaaaagctGTTTCAGGAAGCTTGTGGGCTGAGAATCAAAAATCTGAAGCTTCTAA ggcTCCGGAGATTGATATTTCAGAACTTGAATCTCTCTTCTCAGCAGCAGTTCCAAATAAAGGTCAAGGGGGCAGAAAAACTGGTTCACTAGCTTCAATAAGCAGTAAACCTGAAAAAGTGCAATTG ATAGAACACAGGCGTGCATACAACTGTGAAATAATGCTGTCAAAAGTGAAGATACCCTTGCAAGATATGCTG CATTTGGTTTCAAGTGTTTCCATAATAGCATTTTCGGCAAATTTACAg AGTTCAGTACTTGCCTTGGAAGACTCTGCATTAGATGTCGATCAGGTTGATAACCTAATCAAGTTTTGTCCAACTAAAGATGAGATGGAAGTTCTGAAG AGTTACAAAGGTGAAAGAGACAATTTAGGCAAATGCGAACAG TTCTTTTTGGACTTGATGCATGTGCCACGGATAGAACATAAGTTGAGAGTTTATTCCTTTAAAATTCAGTTCCGTGCCCAG GTTTCTGACCTCAGGAAGAGTTTGGATGTGGTGAATTCTGCTTCAGATCAG ATCAGGGGTTCTGCTAAGTTGAAAAGAATCATGCAAACAATTCTTTCTCTGGGTAATGCTTTAAACCAGGGAACTGCTCGAG GATCTGCTGTGGGGTTCAGGTTGGATAGCCTCCTCAAACTTACTGAGACTCGTGCCCTGAATAATAAGATGACCCTGATGCATTATTTGTGCAAG GTTCTTTCGGACAAATTGCCGGAGCTTCTTGATTTTTGGCAAGACCTTTCCAGCCTGGAACATGCGTCAAAG ATACAACTGAAATTTTTGGCTGAGGAGATGCAAGCTATTAACAAAGGGCTTGAAAAAGTTATGCAGGAGTTGTCCATGGCAGAAAGTGATGGCCCTGTCTCCGAACACTTTTGCCAA GCTCTGAAGGAGTTCCTTTGTTTTTCCGAAGGTGAAGTCAGGACATTGGCTTCACTTTATGCTACAGTG GGGAAGAATGTAGACTCATTGATCCTATATTTCGGGGAAGATCCTGCGCGTTGCCAATTTGAGCAAG TGATCTCGACTCTCTCCAACTTCGTAAAGATGTTCAAGCAATCCCACGAGGAAAACTGCAAGCAGATAGAGACCGAGAAAAAGAAGGCAGAGAAAGAAGGCGCAGCAGAACCTACAAAGATGAATGCCTCTGATACTGGACATTTGTTACAGTCACAAGTTAATAGTGTCAATTAA
- the LOC125194095 gene encoding formin-like protein 5 isoform X5, producing MDKIHFLFLSVHPRYYSRLQRGIKLFDTTSSYYQGESEIIKVDLNCHIQGDVVLECISLDDDMEREKMMFRVMFNTAFIRSNILMLNKDDIDILWNAKEQFPKDFRSEVLFSEMDTTTSLVRVDSSCFEEKDGLPEEAFAKVREMFNSVDWLVPKGNSGVEVLKESLAGLDVQSLAKSHTSLSSENQSDLSPKFSQNTDTASIQADHQFSPTDMTAVISSKLTLIPSGDHSPPSLTSPHHQFSITKTLHLSPRQQYETKAQPSLTAEAKDVSPLCAPKETSYAKTSPTSAPSQSARDAGASFGPSLYSQQTSPFTHSKDKIGSVSAAHSLPLLPLETASGRPFRDENISFSAEDLPEAPKAEAPPTPPVSDLHAAPTGVKTAPVCGPAQPAPIPSSPPQLPPPPKESFSGGESTPLSGVGASPTTPSMGHSSGAVSVPCPPPPPQLLEEISGGGGPLCPIPPLHPVGPNTPPNVSPPQPPPPPAIPTTKSSSNIPSAPPPPHSTNNTASGGSLPGAPSPPPPLAPLPGTKGKALLSRTQVSKNNQSKKLKPLHWLKISKAVSGSLWAENQKSEASKAPEIDISELESLFSAAVPNKGQGGRKTGSLASISSKPEKVQLIEHRRAYNCEIMLSKVKIPLQDMLHLVSSVSIIAFSANLQSSVLALEDSALDVDQVDNLIKFCPTKDEMEVLKSYKGERDNLGKCEQFFLDLMHVPRIEHKLRVYSFKIQFRAQVSDLRKSLDVVNSASDQIRGSAKLKRIMQTILSLGNALNQGTARGSAVGFRLDSLLKLTETRALNNKMTLMHYLCKVLSDKLPELLDFWQDLSSLEHASKIQLKFLAEEMQAINKGLEKVMQELSMAESDGPVSEHFCQALKEFLCFSEGEVRTLASLYATVGKNVDSLILYFGEDPARCQFEQVISTLSNFVKMFKQSHEENCKQIETEKKKAEKEGAAEPTKMNASDTGHLLQSQVNSVN from the exons atggACAAGATCCACTTTCTGTTTCTGAGCGTGCACCCAAGGTATTATTCTCGACTCCAAAGAGGAATAAAGCTGTTCGACACTACAAGCAG TTATTATCAGGGTGAATCTGAAATAATAAAGGTTGACCTCAATTGCCACATTCAAGGTGATGTTGTGCTGGAATGTATCAGCTTGGATGATGACATGGAGCGGGAAAAGATGATGTTTCGTGTCATGTTTAACACTGCTTTTATAAggtcaaatattttaatgctCAATAAGgatgatattgatattttatggaatgcAAAGGAACAATTTCCTAAGGACTTCAGGTCAGAg GTTCTTTTCTCTGAGATGGACACTACCACTTCCCTGGTTCGTGTGGACTCCTCCTGCTTTGAGGAGAAGGATGGCCTTCCAGAGGAGGCCTTTGCTAAAGTTCGTGAAATGTTTAATAGTGTGGATTGGTTAGTTCCGAAGGGAAATTCTGGAGTTGAAGTTCTAAAGGAGAGCCTTGCAGGATTAGATGTTCAATCTCTTGCTAAGAGCCACACAAGTCTAAGTTCTGAGAACCAGTCTGATTTATCACCaaaattttcccaaaacacTGATACGGCTAGTATTCAAGCTGACCACCAATTTTCACCGACTGATATGACGGCAGTCATATCCTCGAAGTTAACGCTAATCCCTTCTGGTGATCATTCTCCACCCTCATTGACTTCACCACATCATCAATTTTCTATAACAAAAACTCTTCATTTGTCACCCAGACAACAATATGAAACAAAGGCTCAACCGAGTCTTACAGCTGAGGCCAAAGATGTTTCTCCTTTATGTGCACCTAAAGAAACATCATATGCTAAAACCTCACCTACAAGTGCACCATCTCAGTCAGCAAGAGATGCAGGTGCCTCTTTTGGACCTTCTCTTTATAGTCAACAAACTTCACCTTTTACCCATTCAAAGGATAAAATCGGCTCTGTAAGTGCAGCTCATTCTCTCCCACTTCTGCCACTGGAGACCGCTAGTGGCCGCCCTTTTAGGGACGAAAATATAT CATTTTCAGCTGAAGATTTGCCAGAAGCCCCTAAAGCCGAAGCTCCTCCAACTCCTCCTGTGTCTGATCTGCATGCAGCTCCTACTGGGGTTAAAACAGCTCCTGTATGTGGTCCAGCACAACCTGCACCTATTCCTTCTTCACCACCACAACTACCACCACCTCCTAAGGAAAGTTTTAGCGGTGGGGAGTCCACTCCACTTTCTGGGGTTGGTGCATCTCCCACAACCCCGAGTATGGGGCATAGCTCAGGCGCAGTATCTGTGCCTTGTCCCCCGCCACCCCCTCAGCTCCTGGAAGAGATATCTGGTGGAGGAGGGCCTCTGTGTCCTATACCTCCTCTGCATCCCGTGGGACCTAATACTCCACCAAATGTATCTCCACCACAGCCTCCTCCACCCCCTGCCATCCCCACTACCAAGAGTTCTTCAAATATTCCTTCAGCACCTCCTCCACCTCATTCTACAAACAATACTGCTAGTGGAGGCAGTTTGCCTGGAGCTCCGTCTCCCCCTCCACCTTTGGCCCCTCTACCTGGGACAAAAGGGAAAGCCTTGTTGTCGCGTACACAGGTTTCAAAAAATAACCAATCGAAAAAATTGAAGCCATTGCACTGgctaaaaatatcaaaagctGTTTCAGGAAGCTTGTGGGCTGAGAATCAAAAATCTGAAGCTTCTAA ggcTCCGGAGATTGATATTTCAGAACTTGAATCTCTCTTCTCAGCAGCAGTTCCAAATAAAGGTCAAGGGGGCAGAAAAACTGGTTCACTAGCTTCAATAAGCAGTAAACCTGAAAAAGTGCAATTG ATAGAACACAGGCGTGCATACAACTGTGAAATAATGCTGTCAAAAGTGAAGATACCCTTGCAAGATATGCTG CATTTGGTTTCAAGTGTTTCCATAATAGCATTTTCGGCAAATTTACAg AGTTCAGTACTTGCCTTGGAAGACTCTGCATTAGATGTCGATCAGGTTGATAACCTAATCAAGTTTTGTCCAACTAAAGATGAGATGGAAGTTCTGAAG AGTTACAAAGGTGAAAGAGACAATTTAGGCAAATGCGAACAG TTCTTTTTGGACTTGATGCATGTGCCACGGATAGAACATAAGTTGAGAGTTTATTCCTTTAAAATTCAGTTCCGTGCCCAG GTTTCTGACCTCAGGAAGAGTTTGGATGTGGTGAATTCTGCTTCAGATCAG ATCAGGGGTTCTGCTAAGTTGAAAAGAATCATGCAAACAATTCTTTCTCTGGGTAATGCTTTAAACCAGGGAACTGCTCGAG GATCTGCTGTGGGGTTCAGGTTGGATAGCCTCCTCAAACTTACTGAGACTCGTGCCCTGAATAATAAGATGACCCTGATGCATTATTTGTGCAAG GTTCTTTCGGACAAATTGCCGGAGCTTCTTGATTTTTGGCAAGACCTTTCCAGCCTGGAACATGCGTCAAAG ATACAACTGAAATTTTTGGCTGAGGAGATGCAAGCTATTAACAAAGGGCTTGAAAAAGTTATGCAGGAGTTGTCCATGGCAGAAAGTGATGGCCCTGTCTCCGAACACTTTTGCCAA GCTCTGAAGGAGTTCCTTTGTTTTTCCGAAGGTGAAGTCAGGACATTGGCTTCACTTTATGCTACAGTG GGGAAGAATGTAGACTCATTGATCCTATATTTCGGGGAAGATCCTGCGCGTTGCCAATTTGAGCAAG TGATCTCGACTCTCTCCAACTTCGTAAAGATGTTCAAGCAATCCCACGAGGAAAACTGCAAGCAGATAGAGACCGAGAAAAAGAAGGCAGAGAAAGAAGGCGCAGCAGAACCTACAAAGATGAATGCCTCTGATACTGGACATTTGTTACAGTCACAAGTTAATAGTGTCAATTAA
- the LOC125194095 gene encoding formin-like protein 18 isoform X2, translating to MSLFRKLFYRKPPDGLLEICERVYVFDCCFTTDSLEKQDYKSYVGGIVNQLRENYPDSSILAFNFRQGETQTEIGSVLTGYDMTVMEYPRQYEGCPLLPMEVVHHFLKSSESWLSLGIQNLLLMHCERGGWPVLAFMLAALLIYRKHYSGEFKTLDMVHKQAPRELLYLMSPLNPIPSQLRYLQYVTRRNVATEWPPIDRALTLDCIIMRMIPNFDGKGGCRPIFCIYGQDPLSVSERAPKVLFSTPKRNKAVRHYKQGESEIIKVDLNCHIQGDVVLECISLDDDMEREKMMFRVMFNTAFIRSNILMLNKDDIDILWNAKEQFPKDFRSEVLFSEMDTTTSLVRVDSSCFEEKDGLPEEAFAKVREMFNSVDWLVPKGNSGVEVLKESLAGLDVQSLAKSHTSLSSENQSDLSPKFSQNTDTASIQADHQFSPTDMTAVISSKLTLIPSGDHSPPSLTSPHHQFSITKTLHLSPRQQYETKAQPSLTAEAKDVSPLCAPKETSYAKTSPTSAPSQSARDAGASFGPSLYSQQTSPFTHSKDKIGSVSAAHSLPLLPLETASGRPFRDENISFSAEDLPEAPKAEAPPTPPVSDLHAAPTGVKTAPVCGPAQPAPIPSSPPQLPPPPKESFSGGESTPLSGVGASPTTPSMGHSSGAVSVPCPPPPPQLLEEISGGGGPLCPIPPLHPVGPNTPPNVSPPQPPPPPAIPTTKSSSNIPSAPPPPHSTNNTASGGSLPGAPSPPPPLAPLPGTKGKALLSRTQVSKNNQSKKLKPLHWLKISKAVSGSLWAENQKSEASKAPEIDISELESLFSAAVPNKGQGGRKTGSLASISSKPEKVQLIEHRRAYNCEIMLSKVKIPLQDMLSSVLALEDSALDVDQVDNLIKFCPTKDEMEVLKSYKGERDNLGKCEQFFLDLMHVPRIEHKLRVYSFKIQFRAQVSDLRKSLDVVNSASDQIRGSAKLKRIMQTILSLGNALNQGTARGSAVGFRLDSLLKLTETRALNNKMTLMHYLCKVLSDKLPELLDFWQDLSSLEHASKIQLKFLAEEMQAINKGLEKVMQELSMAESDGPVSEHFCQALKEFLCFSEGEVRTLASLYATVGKNVDSLILYFGEDPARCQFEQVISTLSNFVKMFKQSHEENCKQIETEKKKAEKEGAAEPTKMNASDTGHLLQSQVNSVN from the exons ATGTCGCTGTTTCGCAAGTTGTTCTACCGCAAGCCGCCTGATGGCCTTCTCGAGATCTGCGAGAGAGTTTATG TGTTTGATTGTTGTTTCACAACTGATTCTTTGGAGAAACAAGATTACAAAAGCTATGTGGGAGGCATTGTCAACCAACTCAGAGAAAACTATCCTGATTCTTCAATCTTAGCTTTTAATTTCCGACAAGGGGAGACGCAGACCGAGATAGGGAGTGTTTTGACAGGATATGATATGACCGTAATGGAGTATCCTCGCCAATACGAAGGTTGTCCGCTCCTCCCAATGGAGGTTGTTCACCACTTCTTAAAATCTAGCGAAAGCTGGCTGTCACTAGGGATCCAAAATTTGCTTCTCATGCACTGCGAACGTGGTGGTTGGCCTGTTTTAGCTTTCATGTTGGCTGCTTTGCTGATCTACAGAAAGCACTACAGTGGGGAATTTAAGACCTTGGACATGGTGCACAAACAAGCTCCTCGAGAGCTTTTATACTTGATGTCCCCCTTGAATCCAATTCCTTCTCAGTTAAGGTACTTGCAATATGTGACAAGGAGAAACGTCGCAACAGAATGGCCACCGATAGACCGGGCACTCACCTTGGATTGTATTATTATGAGAATGATTCCTAATTTTGACGGCAAGGGTGGTTGCCGAccaatattttgtatttatggACAAGATCCACTTTCTGTTTCTGAGCGTGCACCCAAGGTATTATTCTCGACTCCAAAGAGGAATAAAGCTGTTCGACACTACAAGCAG GGTGAATCTGAAATAATAAAGGTTGACCTCAATTGCCACATTCAAGGTGATGTTGTGCTGGAATGTATCAGCTTGGATGATGACATGGAGCGGGAAAAGATGATGTTTCGTGTCATGTTTAACACTGCTTTTATAAggtcaaatattttaatgctCAATAAGgatgatattgatattttatggaatgcAAAGGAACAATTTCCTAAGGACTTCAGGTCAGAg GTTCTTTTCTCTGAGATGGACACTACCACTTCCCTGGTTCGTGTGGACTCCTCCTGCTTTGAGGAGAAGGATGGCCTTCCAGAGGAGGCCTTTGCTAAAGTTCGTGAAATGTTTAATAGTGTGGATTGGTTAGTTCCGAAGGGAAATTCTGGAGTTGAAGTTCTAAAGGAGAGCCTTGCAGGATTAGATGTTCAATCTCTTGCTAAGAGCCACACAAGTCTAAGTTCTGAGAACCAGTCTGATTTATCACCaaaattttcccaaaacacTGATACGGCTAGTATTCAAGCTGACCACCAATTTTCACCGACTGATATGACGGCAGTCATATCCTCGAAGTTAACGCTAATCCCTTCTGGTGATCATTCTCCACCCTCATTGACTTCACCACATCATCAATTTTCTATAACAAAAACTCTTCATTTGTCACCCAGACAACAATATGAAACAAAGGCTCAACCGAGTCTTACAGCTGAGGCCAAAGATGTTTCTCCTTTATGTGCACCTAAAGAAACATCATATGCTAAAACCTCACCTACAAGTGCACCATCTCAGTCAGCAAGAGATGCAGGTGCCTCTTTTGGACCTTCTCTTTATAGTCAACAAACTTCACCTTTTACCCATTCAAAGGATAAAATCGGCTCTGTAAGTGCAGCTCATTCTCTCCCACTTCTGCCACTGGAGACCGCTAGTGGCCGCCCTTTTAGGGACGAAAATATAT CATTTTCAGCTGAAGATTTGCCAGAAGCCCCTAAAGCCGAAGCTCCTCCAACTCCTCCTGTGTCTGATCTGCATGCAGCTCCTACTGGGGTTAAAACAGCTCCTGTATGTGGTCCAGCACAACCTGCACCTATTCCTTCTTCACCACCACAACTACCACCACCTCCTAAGGAAAGTTTTAGCGGTGGGGAGTCCACTCCACTTTCTGGGGTTGGTGCATCTCCCACAACCCCGAGTATGGGGCATAGCTCAGGCGCAGTATCTGTGCCTTGTCCCCCGCCACCCCCTCAGCTCCTGGAAGAGATATCTGGTGGAGGAGGGCCTCTGTGTCCTATACCTCCTCTGCATCCCGTGGGACCTAATACTCCACCAAATGTATCTCCACCACAGCCTCCTCCACCCCCTGCCATCCCCACTACCAAGAGTTCTTCAAATATTCCTTCAGCACCTCCTCCACCTCATTCTACAAACAATACTGCTAGTGGAGGCAGTTTGCCTGGAGCTCCGTCTCCCCCTCCACCTTTGGCCCCTCTACCTGGGACAAAAGGGAAAGCCTTGTTGTCGCGTACACAGGTTTCAAAAAATAACCAATCGAAAAAATTGAAGCCATTGCACTGgctaaaaatatcaaaagctGTTTCAGGAAGCTTGTGGGCTGAGAATCAAAAATCTGAAGCTTCTAA ggcTCCGGAGATTGATATTTCAGAACTTGAATCTCTCTTCTCAGCAGCAGTTCCAAATAAAGGTCAAGGGGGCAGAAAAACTGGTTCACTAGCTTCAATAAGCAGTAAACCTGAAAAAGTGCAATTG ATAGAACACAGGCGTGCATACAACTGTGAAATAATGCTGTCAAAAGTGAAGATACCCTTGCAAGATATGCTG AGTTCAGTACTTGCCTTGGAAGACTCTGCATTAGATGTCGATCAGGTTGATAACCTAATCAAGTTTTGTCCAACTAAAGATGAGATGGAAGTTCTGAAG AGTTACAAAGGTGAAAGAGACAATTTAGGCAAATGCGAACAG TTCTTTTTGGACTTGATGCATGTGCCACGGATAGAACATAAGTTGAGAGTTTATTCCTTTAAAATTCAGTTCCGTGCCCAG GTTTCTGACCTCAGGAAGAGTTTGGATGTGGTGAATTCTGCTTCAGATCAG ATCAGGGGTTCTGCTAAGTTGAAAAGAATCATGCAAACAATTCTTTCTCTGGGTAATGCTTTAAACCAGGGAACTGCTCGAG GATCTGCTGTGGGGTTCAGGTTGGATAGCCTCCTCAAACTTACTGAGACTCGTGCCCTGAATAATAAGATGACCCTGATGCATTATTTGTGCAAG GTTCTTTCGGACAAATTGCCGGAGCTTCTTGATTTTTGGCAAGACCTTTCCAGCCTGGAACATGCGTCAAAG ATACAACTGAAATTTTTGGCTGAGGAGATGCAAGCTATTAACAAAGGGCTTGAAAAAGTTATGCAGGAGTTGTCCATGGCAGAAAGTGATGGCCCTGTCTCCGAACACTTTTGCCAA GCTCTGAAGGAGTTCCTTTGTTTTTCCGAAGGTGAAGTCAGGACATTGGCTTCACTTTATGCTACAGTG GGGAAGAATGTAGACTCATTGATCCTATATTTCGGGGAAGATCCTGCGCGTTGCCAATTTGAGCAAG TGATCTCGACTCTCTCCAACTTCGTAAAGATGTTCAAGCAATCCCACGAGGAAAACTGCAAGCAGATAGAGACCGAGAAAAAGAAGGCAGAGAAAGAAGGCGCAGCAGAACCTACAAAGATGAATGCCTCTGATACTGGACATTTGTTACAGTCACAAGTTAATAGTGTCAATTAA